Within the bacterium genome, the region CGTGCCGTCGCTCGTGGACGTCGCCATGCGCATTGGCCGCGATGGTTCCGCGCCATCCCAGTGGTCGCATCGCGTGCGCGGGGCCGTCAACGGCGGCTTCACCGTCCCCATTGATGTGACGATTCACGCGGAGCAACTCATGGATGCCCTCACCGCGAACTACGCTGCGGCGCTCGTCCCCATGGAACCGGCGTCCGTCCGCGCGGCGGAAGCGGTGGATGATGCAGCGTGGTCGTTTGTGGTGACCGAAGGCGTTGCCGGACGCGCACTTGATGCCGATGCGGTCATTACCATGACACGGGCGCGTATCGCTGCATTGGATCCGGCACCCATGGCACTCACCGTCCAGAATATTCCGCCCCCGTTCACACTTGCCGAGGTCAACGCAGTCCTCCCGGAACTCCAAGCCGCACTCGCGCGCGCACCGCTGACCATCACCGGACCCGACGCGACGCGATGGGAAATTCCTGTAGGTACGCTCGCGACGTTGCTCGCACTGGATGATGCAGGGCGTCCCACCCTGGATCGTGACGCATTGATGGCATGGATCACCACAACGATCACGCCAACCGTGGAGCGCGCCCCGCGCGATGCGACACTCACGTTCAACCCGAACACGAAGCGCGTGACGGCATTCACACCATCCGTGGACGGGATCGGCATTGACCGTACGCTGTTCACCGCGATGGTCGAGGCGGCGGTCTTTGGATCGCGCGCGCCGCTCATCGAGCTTCCCGTCGCGCGTACCGCACCCACGGTCGCGCTCGAAGCAACAAACGACCTCGGCATTCGGGAAATGCTCGGTCGCGGCGCGACGAGTTTTACAGGCAGCCCTGCGAATCGCCGTCACAACATCGGCAACGGCACCGCACTCCTCAACGGCCTCATCATCGCACCCGGGGAGGAGTTCTCCACCGTCAACGCGCTCTCACCGTTCGATGCCGCAAACAACTACAAGGCCGAGCTCGTCATCAAGGGCAACCGCACGATCCCCGAGTTCGGCGGCGGACTCTGCCAGGTGTCCACGACGCTCTTCCGCGCGGTGCTCAACGCCGGACTGCCCGTCACCGCGCGCACGAACCACGCATACCGCGTCTCCTACTACGAACCACCCATCGGCATGGATGCCACGATCTACGGCCCGTGGCCGGACTTCCGGTTTGTGAATGACACCGGACACCACATCATGCTCATCGCGCGCGTCGCCGGCGACACGCCAACCTACGAAATCTGGGGCACGTCCGATGGCCGCACGGCGCACACGACAGAGCCCGAAATGTTCAATGTCGTCCAACCACCGGCGGCGCGCCTCGTCCCGACCACCGACCTCCCACCTGGTGAAAAGAAGTGCCTCGAACGTGCGCACGCGGGCGCGGATGCCAAGTTCACCTACACCGTCACGCTCGCCGATGGCACCGTACGGGAGGAGGAGTTCAAATCCCACTACCGCCCCTGGCAGGCGCTATGCTTGATCGGTGTGACGCCGGAGGAGATGGCGGCAACAGATGCTGAGGCCGCAGCGACTCCCGTCGAGCCGCCAGCCGCGAGCACCGAAGCTCCCCGCTAATGCCTCGCCGTCACCGCCCAACCACAATACCACCCGCTTGCGCGAGTGGTATTGTAGCGTACTCCCTATTCTTCTACGAGATGTCGTCCCAGAAAGCTGCGCTCAAGGGATCCAGTGAGTGGGTCGGTCGAGTTGTCAATCCGAAGATGTCAAACCGGATCGGCCAGCCACTTGGACCCCATGCTTGTCGTGAGCGCAGGGCCCTGCTCTCTCGAAGAGACGCCAGCGGTGGCGACCCTCGAGCACAGCTCCCCAGGACGACGATACCAGGGAAGCATCCGGTTGCACCGGAGCTATCCAAACCGTTCTGCAATGAGCACACCGGTCGTGGTGTCCCCGTTTCGTTCGTTCGTTCATTGTCTGAGAACTGCCGTGCGGGGAACTAAGAACCATAGCACAGATGCCTTTTCCTGTCAAGTCATTCATTGGTCAAAAG harbors:
- a CDS encoding VanW family protein; translation: MTSHHHVIWYSIVGAVLVLLLAAVGVGAITYEHAYEGRIFPGVTIGTIDVSGLAPDAAVDRVRAVMDARLNEGLAYTLDGQTVMLETIVVASGDPDLWYPLAEVDVPSLVDVAMRIGRDGSAPSQWSHRVRGAVNGGFTVPIDVTIHAEQLMDALTANYAAALVPMEPASVRAAEAVDDAAWSFVVTEGVAGRALDADAVITMTRARIAALDPAPMALTVQNIPPPFTLAEVNAVLPELQAALARAPLTITGPDATRWEIPVGTLATLLALDDAGRPTLDRDALMAWITTTITPTVERAPRDATLTFNPNTKRVTAFTPSVDGIGIDRTLFTAMVEAAVFGSRAPLIELPVARTAPTVALEATNDLGIREMLGRGATSFTGSPANRRHNIGNGTALLNGLIIAPGEEFSTVNALSPFDAANNYKAELVIKGNRTIPEFGGGLCQVSTTLFRAVLNAGLPVTARTNHAYRVSYYEPPIGMDATIYGPWPDFRFVNDTGHHIMLIARVAGDTPTYEIWGTSDGRTAHTTEPEMFNVVQPPAARLVPTTDLPPGEKKCLERAHAGADAKFTYTVTLADGTVREEEFKSHYRPWQALCLIGVTPEEMAATDAEAAATPVEPPAASTEAPR